In Hevea brasiliensis isolate MT/VB/25A 57/8 chromosome 13, ASM3005281v1, whole genome shotgun sequence, a single genomic region encodes these proteins:
- the LOC110640997 gene encoding calmodulin-binding protein 60 B isoform X1, producing the protein MQTRYMERTNSMARGKRALEGGEEQQPERKRPALASVIVEALKVDSLQKLCSSLEPILRRVVSEEVERALAKLGPPRISGRSSPKRIEGPDGGNLQLQFRSRLSLPLFTGGKVEGEQGAAIHIVLLDANSGVVVTSGPEASVKLDVVVLEGDFNNEDDEDWNQEEFESHVVKEREGKRPLLTGDLQVTLKEGVGTLGELTFTDNSSWIRSRKFRLGLKVASGYCEGIRIREAKTEAFTVKDHRGELYKKHYPPALNDEVWRLEKIGKDGSFHKKLNNSGIHTVEDFLRLYVRDAQKLRNILGSGMSNKMWEALVEHAKTCALGGKLYIYYPEDSRSVGAVFNNIYELNGLISGEQYFPADSLSDEQKVYVDTLVKKAYENWNQVVEYDGKSLLNFKQNKRSNAFRNEFPMGQISYPNALDHQMQLPRLPASVPTDQASVHSGLQVGASGYNENMGSGFSSQSQLLNPNSRAQFDNTSFTSNEPLISNSHQAQSMRSDNSVVGLALGPPQSSTSGFQVLGSSMQPPSLNPFDDWTNNRDKGVDDYFTEEEIRIRSNEMLENEDMQHLLRLFSMGGHASVNIPEDGYSFPPYMASPMPNFDEDRTRPGKAVVGWLKIKAAMRWGFFIRKKAAERRAQLVELDDE; encoded by the exons ATGCAGACCAGGTATATGGAGAGGACTAATAGTATGGCTAGAGGGAAGAGGGCTTTAGAAGGTGGAGAAGAGCAGCAACCTGAGCGAAAGCGCCCTGCTTTAGCTAG TGTCATTGTAGAAGCTCTTAAGGTGGACAGTCTGCAAAAGCTCTGCTCATCTTTGGAACCCATTCTTCGTAGAGTT GTAAGTGAGGAAGTGGAACGTGCTTTAGCAAAGTTGGGCCCTCCTAGAATCAGTGGAAG gTCTTCCCCGAAACGTATTGAAGGTCCAGATGGAGGAAACTTGCAGTTACAATTTAGGTCCAGGTTGTCTCTTCCTCTTTTCACTGGAGGAAAAGTGGAGGGGGAGCAGGGTGCTGCAATCCACATTGTTCTGCTTGATGCTAATAGTGGCGTTGTTGTAACCTCTGGGCCTGAAGCCTCTGTAAAGCTAGACGTTGTTGTGCTTGAAGGTGATTTCAATAATGAAGATGATGAAGACTGGAACCAGGAAGAATTTGAAAGCCATGTTGTAAAAGAGCGTGAAGGAAAAAGACCACTGTTGACTGGGGATCTACAAGTGACCCTCAAGGAAGGGGTAGGAACGCTGGGGGAACTCACTTTTACGGACAACTCAAGCTGGATAAGGAGCAGGAAGTTTAGGCTTGGCTTGAAGGTTGCCTCTGGATATTGTGAGGGCATACGAATTCGGGAGGCAAAGACTGAAGCTTTCACTGTTAAAGATCACAGAGGGGAAC TCTACAAGAAACACTATCCGCCTGCATTGAATGATGAAGTATGGAGGTTGGAGAAAATTGGCAAAGATGGTTCCTTTCATAAAAAACTAAATAATAGTGGAATACATACAGTTGAAGATTTCTTACGTCTTTATGTTAGGGATGCTCAAAAATTACGAAAT ATTCTTGGGTCTGGCATGTCAAACAAAATGTGGGAAGCTCTTGTGGAGCATGCAAAGACATGTGCTCTGGGTGGGAAACTTTATATCTATTATCCTGAAGATTCAAGAAGTGTCGGTGCTGTTTTCAACAACATCTATGAACTAAATGGCCTTATTTCAGGGGAACAATATTTTCCAGCTGATTCTCTTTCTGATGAGCAAAAG gtctatgtggATACATTGGTGAAGAAAGCATATGAGAATTGGAATCAGGTTGTGGAATATGATGGCAAGTCTCTTTTGAACTTCAAGCAAAATAAGAGGTCAAATGCTTTCCGAAATGAATTTCCGATGGGCCAAATTAGTTACCCTAATGCTTTAGACCATCAAATGCAATTACCTAGGCTACCAGCTTCAGTTCCTACTGATCAGGCTTCTGTGCATTCAGGCCTCCAAGTTGGAG CATCTGGTTATAATGAAAATATGGGATCAGGGTTCTCATCTCAGTCCCAGCTTTTGAATCCAAATTCACGTGCCCAATTTGATAACACCTCATTCACGTCAAATGAGCCTTTAATCAGCAATTCTCACCAGGCCCAAAGCATGAGAAGTGATAACAGTGTTGTTGGCCTGGCCCTTGGTCCTCCTCAGTCATCTACCTCAgggtttcaagttcttggctctTCAATGCAGCCACCCAGTCTCAATCCTTTTGATGATTGGACCAACAACAGGGACAAGGGAGTTGATGACTACTTTACAGAGGAGGAGATTCGCATCCGAAGTAACGAAATGCTTGAGAATGAAGATATGCAACACTTGCTCCGACTCTTCAGCATGGGAGGGCATGCCTCTGTAAATATACCTGAAGATGGGTATTCATTCCCACCTTATATGGCATCACCAATGCCAAACTTTGATGAGGATCGCACACGTCCTGGTAAGGCTGTTGTGGGGTGGCTGAAGATCAAGGCAGCTATGAGGTGGGGTTTCTTTATCAGGAAGAAAGCAGCGGAAAGGCGGGCTCAACTCGTTGAGTTGGATGATGAATAG
- the LOC110640997 gene encoding calmodulin-binding protein 60 B isoform X2 → MYLVGYVFILSGLSWAHGQDGISVIVEALKVDSLQKLCSSLEPILRRVVSEEVERALAKLGPPRISGRSSPKRIEGPDGGNLQLQFRSRLSLPLFTGGKVEGEQGAAIHIVLLDANSGVVVTSGPEASVKLDVVVLEGDFNNEDDEDWNQEEFESHVVKEREGKRPLLTGDLQVTLKEGVGTLGELTFTDNSSWIRSRKFRLGLKVASGYCEGIRIREAKTEAFTVKDHRGELYKKHYPPALNDEVWRLEKIGKDGSFHKKLNNSGIHTVEDFLRLYVRDAQKLRNILGSGMSNKMWEALVEHAKTCALGGKLYIYYPEDSRSVGAVFNNIYELNGLISGEQYFPADSLSDEQKVYVDTLVKKAYENWNQVVEYDGKSLLNFKQNKRSNAFRNEFPMGQISYPNALDHQMQLPRLPASVPTDQASVHSGLQVGASGYNENMGSGFSSQSQLLNPNSRAQFDNTSFTSNEPLISNSHQAQSMRSDNSVVGLALGPPQSSTSGFQVLGSSMQPPSLNPFDDWTNNRDKGVDDYFTEEEIRIRSNEMLENEDMQHLLRLFSMGGHASVNIPEDGYSFPPYMASPMPNFDEDRTRPGKAVVGWLKIKAAMRWGFFIRKKAAERRAQLVELDDE, encoded by the exons ATGTATCTGGTTGGATATGTCTTTATCCTTTCAGGTCTGTCATGGGCTCATGGCCAAGATGGCATAAG TGTCATTGTAGAAGCTCTTAAGGTGGACAGTCTGCAAAAGCTCTGCTCATCTTTGGAACCCATTCTTCGTAGAGTT GTAAGTGAGGAAGTGGAACGTGCTTTAGCAAAGTTGGGCCCTCCTAGAATCAGTGGAAG gTCTTCCCCGAAACGTATTGAAGGTCCAGATGGAGGAAACTTGCAGTTACAATTTAGGTCCAGGTTGTCTCTTCCTCTTTTCACTGGAGGAAAAGTGGAGGGGGAGCAGGGTGCTGCAATCCACATTGTTCTGCTTGATGCTAATAGTGGCGTTGTTGTAACCTCTGGGCCTGAAGCCTCTGTAAAGCTAGACGTTGTTGTGCTTGAAGGTGATTTCAATAATGAAGATGATGAAGACTGGAACCAGGAAGAATTTGAAAGCCATGTTGTAAAAGAGCGTGAAGGAAAAAGACCACTGTTGACTGGGGATCTACAAGTGACCCTCAAGGAAGGGGTAGGAACGCTGGGGGAACTCACTTTTACGGACAACTCAAGCTGGATAAGGAGCAGGAAGTTTAGGCTTGGCTTGAAGGTTGCCTCTGGATATTGTGAGGGCATACGAATTCGGGAGGCAAAGACTGAAGCTTTCACTGTTAAAGATCACAGAGGGGAAC TCTACAAGAAACACTATCCGCCTGCATTGAATGATGAAGTATGGAGGTTGGAGAAAATTGGCAAAGATGGTTCCTTTCATAAAAAACTAAATAATAGTGGAATACATACAGTTGAAGATTTCTTACGTCTTTATGTTAGGGATGCTCAAAAATTACGAAAT ATTCTTGGGTCTGGCATGTCAAACAAAATGTGGGAAGCTCTTGTGGAGCATGCAAAGACATGTGCTCTGGGTGGGAAACTTTATATCTATTATCCTGAAGATTCAAGAAGTGTCGGTGCTGTTTTCAACAACATCTATGAACTAAATGGCCTTATTTCAGGGGAACAATATTTTCCAGCTGATTCTCTTTCTGATGAGCAAAAG gtctatgtggATACATTGGTGAAGAAAGCATATGAGAATTGGAATCAGGTTGTGGAATATGATGGCAAGTCTCTTTTGAACTTCAAGCAAAATAAGAGGTCAAATGCTTTCCGAAATGAATTTCCGATGGGCCAAATTAGTTACCCTAATGCTTTAGACCATCAAATGCAATTACCTAGGCTACCAGCTTCAGTTCCTACTGATCAGGCTTCTGTGCATTCAGGCCTCCAAGTTGGAG CATCTGGTTATAATGAAAATATGGGATCAGGGTTCTCATCTCAGTCCCAGCTTTTGAATCCAAATTCACGTGCCCAATTTGATAACACCTCATTCACGTCAAATGAGCCTTTAATCAGCAATTCTCACCAGGCCCAAAGCATGAGAAGTGATAACAGTGTTGTTGGCCTGGCCCTTGGTCCTCCTCAGTCATCTACCTCAgggtttcaagttcttggctctTCAATGCAGCCACCCAGTCTCAATCCTTTTGATGATTGGACCAACAACAGGGACAAGGGAGTTGATGACTACTTTACAGAGGAGGAGATTCGCATCCGAAGTAACGAAATGCTTGAGAATGAAGATATGCAACACTTGCTCCGACTCTTCAGCATGGGAGGGCATGCCTCTGTAAATATACCTGAAGATGGGTATTCATTCCCACCTTATATGGCATCACCAATGCCAAACTTTGATGAGGATCGCACACGTCCTGGTAAGGCTGTTGTGGGGTGGCTGAAGATCAAGGCAGCTATGAGGTGGGGTTTCTTTATCAGGAAGAAAGCAGCGGAAAGGCGGGCTCAACTCGTTGAGTTGGATGATGAATAG